The proteins below come from a single Eremothecium sinecaudum strain ATCC 58844 chromosome II, complete sequence genomic window:
- a CDS encoding pepsin-like aspartic protease (Syntenic homolog of Ashbya gossypii AGL192W; Syntenic homolog of Saccharomyces cerevisiae YLR121C (YPS3), YDR144C (MKC7) and YLR120C (YPS1); Tandem gene duplication in Saccharomyces cerevisiae), producing the protein MNLRAIAITAGMLASVSLGSADLPNNNDLPTGSKYMKLDVEKWWGDSFASARRKLPNKFIELEKRDNDYVSVEINNKQTYYSVDLHIGTPPQQVTVLVDTGSGDLWVVGAGVYCGPNYSPTSLDCMGMGAFNTSSSSSWKGNNTEFSISYADATYASGEWGVDTLRFGDLHVDGLTFAVANATNSSTAVLGIGLPGIESTNLNSRSLSDGYTYDNLPVMLKRDGVIAKNAYSLFTNQLTADSGSVLFGGVDHKKYSGQLLTLPIVNTYPGLPAPVELAIALDGIGYSTDRSRQTIVSTSFAALLDSGTTFSYFPVRVAEVLADAVGARWSSRAGAFLGRCTPESNSAAFDFNFGGARISVPISNFILQTRQPGLCAFSFFPHSRSIIILGDVFLSSAYVVYDLENYEISLAQATYDSSEEIEPIISTVPRAVRASGYSATLRPGATPAGGGDVYGSDESTGVSTRSRSEGIFVNGGQILGSCTSIAFSIIGLLSVII; encoded by the coding sequence ATGAACTTACGCGCGATTGCCATTACTGCTGGCATGTTAGCCAGCGTTTCATTGGGGAGCGCTGATTTACcaaataataatgattTGCCAACCGGCTCTAAGTATATGAAGTTAGATGTGGAGAAGTGGTGGGGTGACAGCTTTGCTTCTGCTCGCAGGAAATTACCCAATAAGTTTATTGAACTTGAAAAACGTGACAATGACTATGTTTCAGTCGAGATAAATAATAAGCAAACATACTATTCCGTTGATTTACACATAGGTACTCCTCCGCAGCAAGTAACTGTGTTAGTGGACACTGGTTCAGGTGATTTATGGGTAGTGGGCGCAGGTGTTTACTGTGGACCCAATTATTCTCCAACATCCTTGGATTGTATGGGAATGGGGGCATTTAATACTagttcttcatcttcttgGAAAGGGAATAATACGGAATTTAGTATATCATACGCAGATGCTACTTATGCATCCGGTGAGTGGGGTGTTGATACGTTGAGATTTGGCGATTTGCATGTTGACGGCTTAACATTTGCTGTCGCTAATGCGACCAACTCATCTACCGCGGTGCTGGGGATTGGTCTGCCGGGCATTGAATCCACAAACCTGAATTCTCGTAGTCTGTCTGACGGATATACCTATGACAACCTGCCTGTCATGCTAAAACGCGATGGTGTTATTGCAAAAAACGCTTACTCTTTATTCACGAACCAATTAACTGCGGATTCAGGCTCAGTCCTCTTTGGTGGTGTGGATCATAAAAAATACAGCGGGCAGCTGCTTACATTGCCCATAGTTAATACATACCCCGGACTTCCTGCGCCAGTTGAGTTAGCTATAGCTCTAGATGGAATTGGATATAGCACCGACCGAAGCAGACAAACTATAGTGAGTACATCATTCGCAGCTTTACTGGATTCTGGTACCACTTTCTCATACTTTCCAGTCAGAGTTGCTGAGGTTTTGGCTGATGCGGTTGGCGCAAGATGGAGTTCACGCGCTGGGGCATTTCTCGGACGCTGTACTCCTGAGAGCAATAGTGCTGCATTTGACTTCAATTTCGGAGGTGCCCGAATTAGCGTCCCAATATCAAATTTCATCCTACAAACTCGTCAGCCTGGCCTCTGTGCATTCTCCTTCTTCCCTCACTCACGAagtattattattttagGCGATGTCTTTTTGTCTAGCGCGTATGTTGTCTACGACCTCGAAAACTATGAAATTTCCCTGGCTCAAGCAACATACGACTCTAGTGAAGAGATTGAGCCTATAATATCTACTGTTCCTAGAGCAGTTCGTGCTTCTGGTTATAGTGCGACGTTGAGGCCAGGAGCTACACCTGCGGGCGGTGGTGACGTATACGGTTCAGACGAAAGCACTGGTGTAAGCACACGAAGTCGGAGCGAAGGCATTTTTGTGAATGGTGGACAAATTCTAGGTTCTTGCACATCCATTGCCTTCAGTATTATTGGATTATTGTCCGTCATAATTTAA
- the SAN1 gene encoding ubiquitin-protein ligase SAN1 (Syntenic homolog of Ashbya gossypii AGL191W; Syntenic homolog of Saccharomyces cerevisiae YDR143C (SAN1)) has product MVLTMQCLISNSNDSNHEGSINRNEEELHSTVEQADESVPGSADTGSRANTRNVTVAIQYSWLNEMRNLGEVLGGAGAEADITATRQGQGEGENGDTFVLSFTDVPDSTSNDRFQEVIGIAAQFALSRVARRFNLLRGLSKESFETLPLKKLNELDSDLCSICYDDFEEEESNILKRNNRDAEITSPDAKRQRRVDRSLPVAPEATEETGGRLTSTQDNVNSSSSHRPVAESEQTVYKHSPTELPCGHVFGRDCIFKWTQEHNSCPICRARIVENEGLNRSVQESPVVMDEFDRQSFERIRQLIYGENATAIGGGAGDGGITLQRHNVIVIRPDSSGLSPTADRPNDTDSNNLTDTFAPNSGTPGNEPLERSNNEDRNTTLPQPQLPNGVEALGVIPLALFSLAPSGIRTTGDAASASLNRSAAANATGTSQATGTSANTANVHTSANNGASTNTNTSNTINSTGPLPMNSEDINRLFDLIANLTGRIQPNRTNINPLADTSLTSQDANRSSGSGTSITGERFLQPAAGRFGLFDILGRRRRFRNQNNTAEESEPSTETQQTPPEGNRNLFSTGVASFRDGTGVRTVDFTGEIPQQTPSASTSSESNANDNESSRAGN; this is encoded by the coding sequence ATGGTACTAACTATGCAATGTTTGATTAGCAATAGTAATGATAGCAACCATGAAGGTAGCATCAATAGAAATGAGGAAGAATTACATAGTACCGTTGAACAGGCTGACGAAAGTGTACCGGGAAGTGCAGATACTGGAAGCAGAGCGAATACTAGAAATGTTACTGTGGCCATCCAGTATTCTTGGCTCAATGAAATGAGGAATTTAGGAGAGGTGCTAGGAGGAGCAGGTGCCGAAGCTGATATCACTGCTACAAGACAAGGTCAAGGTGAGGGAGAGAACGGCGACACATTTGTGTTGAGTTTTACTGACGTACCGGATTCCACGTCGAATGATCGCTTCCAAGAGGTCATTGGGATTGCGGCGCAGTTTGCACTTAGTAGAGTTGCGCGGAGGTTTAACTTGCTACGTGGGTTGTCTAAGGAGTCTTTTGAAACTCTTCCACTTAAAAAGTTAAATGAATTGGACAGTGACCTCTGTAGTATCTGCTACGATGATTTTGAAGAGGAGGAGAGTAACATTTTAAAAAGAAACAATAGGGATGCAGAGATAACCTCACCTGATGCTAAAAGACAACGACGTGTTGACAGAAGTCTACCAGTGGCACCAGAAGCGACAGAAGAAACAGGAGGGCGTTTGACATCCACGCAAGATAATGTAAACAGTAGTAGCAGTCATCGACCTGTTGCAGAAAGTGAACAGACGGTTTATAAGCATTCACCCACAGAACTCCCCTGCGGACACGTGTTTGGTAGAGATTGCATATTCAAATGGACCCAAGAACATAACAGTTGTCCTATTTGTAGGGCCCGTATCGTTGAAAACGAAGGCTTAAACCGCTCAGTGCAGGAATCCCCAGTGGTAATGGACGAATTTGATAGACAGTCTTTTGAGAGAATTAGACAACTTATCTATGGAGAAAACGCTACGGCGATAGGCGGAGGTGCTGGAGATGGAGGAATTACTTTACAGCGTCATAACGTTATCGTTATCAGACCGGACTCATCAGGTCTCAGTCCAACTGCAGATAGGCCAAATGATACAGATTCAAATAATCTCACAGACACATTTGCACCAAATTCTGGAACTCCAGGAAATGAACCGCTAGAGAGGTCGAACAATGAAGATCGAAACACAACGTTACCACAACCACAATTGCCAAACGGTGTGGAAGCATTGGGTGTAATACCACTAGCTCTATTCAGTTTGGCTCCTTCGGGTATTAGAACCACGGGCGATGCTGCCAGTGCATCCTTAAACAGAAGCGCCGCAGCGAATGCCACGGGCACATCTCAAGCTACGGGAACCAGTGCTAATACTGCCAACGTGCATACAAGTGCGAACAATGGTGCATCCACAAACACAAATACAAGCAACACTATAAACAGCACTGGCCCACTTCCAATGAATAGTGAAGATATAAACAGGCTATTCGACTTAATTGCAAACCTTACTGGTAGGATTCAACCTAATAGAACAAATATTAATCCCCTAGCAGATACCAGCCTTACATCACAAGATGCTAACCGTTCCAGCGGATCGGGAACTAGCATTACTGGTGAAAGATTTCTACAGCCTGCAGCTGGCAGGTTTGGTCTATTTGACATTTTGGGTAGGAGAAGACGTTTCAGGAACCAAAATAACACTGCCGAAGAATCAGAGCCATCAACTGAAACTCAGCAAACTCCACCGGAGGGGAACAGAAATCTCTTTAGTACTGGCGTTGCCAGTTTTCGTGATGGAACCGGAGTCCGCACTGTAGATTTCACAGGGGAAATCCCACAGCAAACTCCATCTGCATCAACGTCATCTGAGTCGAATGCTAATGATAATGAATCCTCTAGAGCTGGTAATTAG
- the SRN2 gene encoding ESCRT-I subunit protein SRN2 (Syntenic homolog of Ashbya gossypii AGL189C; Syntenic homolog of Saccharomyces cerevisiae YLR119W (SRN2)), whose amino-acid sequence MNIPELPPKPKVRNPETVSLHFPRPEKCHLLTANDLQSLLRERDKLQLYVSKFVDGEDIKVNAQSYKNALNMLGNAYVELEAERKKMQDEMDRYYRLEFQYHEKWQELDYIVKDQFDTQALKNRLKTKVKELEADSELLENQQNFKDVDSFISEYLSFRTAYHLHNEKLQTFDFLGILRQ is encoded by the coding sequence ATGAACATACCTGAACTACCACCTAAGCCAAAGGTTAGGAATCCTGAGACAGTTTCATTGCACTTTCCACGCCCAGAAAAGTGTCATTTGCTTACAGCGAATGACTTACAAAGCTTATTACGAGAAAGGGACAAGCTACAGCTCTATGTTAGTAAATTTGTCGACGGTGAAGATATCAAGGTTAATGCCCAGTCGTATAAGAATGCATTAAACATGCTTGGAAATGCATATGTTGAATTGGAAGCTGAACGAAAAAAAATGCAAGATGAAATGGATAGGTACTATCGCTTGGAATTTCAATACCATGAGAAATGGCAAGAACTAGACTATATTGTCAAGGATCAATTTGACACTCAGGCATTAAAAAATCGACTAAAGACCAAGGTGAAAGAGTTGGAAGCAGATAGCGAGTTACTTGAAAATCAGCAAAATTTTAAGGATGTAGATAGTTTCATTTCAGAATATCTCAGTTTCAGAACCGCATATCATCTACATAACGAAAAGCTGCAAACATTTGACTTCCTGGGTATTCTGCGGCAATGA
- the PEX7 gene encoding Pex7p (Syntenic homolog of Ashbya gossypii AGL190W; Syntenic homolog of Saccharomyces cerevisiae YDR142C (PEX7)) has translation MLSYHMNGYSGYGIQYSPFFDDTLAVATGSNFGLVGNGKLFILRIAANGQIAESNSFLTIDGLFDVAWNELNENQVLTAQGDGSLRLFDVNLQKYPVAIFKEHQREVFSCSWNLLHKQTFLSSSWDGTVKVWSPSRQQSLNTLIPYSTNSTHICDQNVLKNEIPMSKQLMQQNRSTSNRDCIYQALYSPHDPNIVISCSGNSYVSIFDIRQPAQTSQQQFIAHKGLEALSCDFNKYRPYVIATGGVDKMVKTWDLRMIRQSLLNSRSSPVTTNEMQGHSLAVRKVAWSPHHSNKLLSTSYDMTCRVWHDLSDGPNGQYSGKTNNSDPQRGCRMIFSKHTEFVFGADWSLWGEPGYVATAGWDGHVYAWYALAGQ, from the coding sequence ATGCTAAGTTATCATATGAATGGCTATAGTGGGTATGGTATTCAATATTCACCATTTTTTGACGACACACTTGCAGTTGCAACAGGTTCTAACTTCGGGCTTGTGGGAAATGGTAAGCTATTCATATTGCGGATAGCTGCAAATGGCCAAATTGCTGAGTCTAATTCTTTTTTAACTATTGACGGACTTTTTGACGTTGCATGGAACGAACTGAATGAAAACCAGGTTTTAACAGCACAGGGTGATGGTTCGCTTAGGTTGTTTGATGTTAATTTACAAAAATATCCAGTGGCAATCTTCAAGGAGCACCAGCGTGAAGTTTTCAGCTGCAGTTGGAATCTACTACATAAGCAGACTTTTTTGAGTTCTTCTTGGGATGGCACTGTAAAAGTTTGGTCCCCATCCAGACAACAAAGTTTGAACACTTTGATCCCGTATTCGACTAACAGTACCCATATTTGTGACCAGAACGTGCTTAAGAACGAAATACCAATGTCTAAGCAGCTTATGCAGCAAAATCGCTCAACAAGCAATAGAGATTGTATTTACCAGGCGTTATATTCTCCACATGATCCCAACATCGTCATAAGTTGTTCAGGTAATTCATATGTCTCTATATTTGATATTCGGCAACCAGCCCAGACTAGTCAGCAGCAATTCATAGCCCATAAGGGATTGGAGGCTTTATCGTGCGACTTTAACAAATATAGACCTTATGTCATAGCTACTGGTGGTGTAGACAAAATGGTCAAGACCTGGGATTTAAGGATGATTCGACAGTCATTGCTAAATAGTAGATCTTCTCCGGTTACGACGAACGAGATGCAGGGACATTCTCTGGCAGTAAGGAAAGTTGCCTGGTCGCCGCATCACTCTAATAAGTTACTTTCAACTTCCTATGATATGACATGTCGTGTTTGGCATGACCTAAGCGATGGTCCCAATGGCCAATATTCAGGTAAGACGAACAACAGTGATCCTCAAAGAGGCTGCCGAATGATATTTTCTAAGCATACCGAGTTTGTTTTTGGTGCCGATTGGAGTTTATGGGGTGAGCCAGGATACGTTGCAACTGCAGGATGGGATGGTCATGTTTATGCTTGGTATGCATTAGCTGGACAGTAG
- the DOP1 gene encoding Dop1p (Syntenic homolog of Ashbya gossypii AGL187W; Syntenic homolog of Saccharomyces cerevisiae YDR141C (DOP1)), translated as MSLPLKPLSIDSNFKKFDSKQTKFHQSVQKALQHFEAVTEWADYIASLGKLLKALQSWSPQFSNVKYSVPFPYQVSRRLASSLSPNLPSGVHLKTLDVYTFIFEKIEMETLSKECNIWVSGILPLMSYASISVKAPLVELYDRYLIQLPPSVLKLLVKPLIGSLFPGIEDESSEFQTMTIGLLDTLRSNLGDESLFWQSCFMVMISHKNRRLGGLVFLTKKLPSLNAVPHLAVKSKSIANSEDEQSLLDKKQAREAALSLLLPESTSIVSPEAGLLLRCLVNCMNEDNEILIQRGILDLLLQRIHLHSPVLQTIVSEPDLQLLVMSCCKTMLKKDMSLNRRIWNWLLGPTSKTQQPDNATVNDYFPKYGLRSLRSGLLNMIKIESEVPNAFRICLALMDRWEIGSRIVPDLFTKLMKAAAKYKTNQQIIRGASLFFDSIETNVIWRNCFQALVNDKDYDLLTFVFSTFNISNEEEIIVRHCPLIFLALLIMYTEENSKDFGKIHHLCSILVDIIPDRAYLPITQSELNDGLKFDKLQLLKQISDFYNKDPSPQTPAQQEANYPFSGAELAFFTTEEVSTLLMKSVNSSEMINDVSRLFVSVIDKIPGQINTTDSHCTNFKAYWFDDALVKAIFDLNEKSTPKGFNKCVFGIVEVYANYLSNRLDLITSIKLLKIIITSLWPYLLDPNKQMEAIRCLDTLNRSIPTKYIEGALTSAFIHEPKISLRLVVLEALWNYLENDIEMIRQPLQLIFDELSDEHMLSYITASSWVVAIVKANAANRLFRVLTDNLLLFEFFMGEKVTELDDLDLFTYHIQTITNVLRTDEAVVIKAFSTEFTLMQSLDNDNEDVSTYKSLVVAILLKFLNLENNLHGKSIRSALILLDTLIDGTENNFKEIVTRLLKLSSKYIKVEGPESVLIIVSLLNIISKVLSLSHLNGIKLDIFDDNNAHINYIDFLVSSVKHLESPLVISSYVKLLSESIVYFQNSTFNIILPLSTSITECIDRLFCQHKEKGTNYKSFALLIDGLEELMEVSHGYLLADENSGYLSGSSVKNDFLQNMVSNVFSNDPNSSNSKLQGEREVIIQSFKKAIDCSFDIWVWAQKNSHLKEEDAISGVDREFSESLSHLSYRYRFKTKILIEKLFNLEPLVVLEFLISRRKDSLTVTLTHVLDGNRPVLTLPHLMQNIVNKCNKSAVALFSTSSASRRISETSTTFSNLTSVDIMDFIIEYVNSLENAAIEDFYNEFLIFIREISQNYTHYESISFQVLELIAIISEKLSHSQFGQQKRTRKDVADGFIRYLNSVQSEDLILKAPASEEAIRCLIFISERLHFIVTEPIYGDRYNNCLSMIVSSSVAPILKSMKLEPKQWQLFMDLALCVAKGGAKVRNWKLLIHDIFNDPAKLSQLVRISPKWDQVMYHWSKYQENQDKLLNDLILAISQKGNTLTPTINPFQGWSDTEVSLKCKHMIQIAYLLAITPKNTYLLFFRPLMDQIQEYLFLTDAPLKASAFIMLRVIFLHFDMTHLADYWSVISYGLQTGLQAYYESLQIQEVIDSNLVLQLCKTLDLLLVLCPEDFSATNEWLFIIDTINCIYKTDPFMAIIDEVSESKCYAIGHAMDIQLAPEGDFRVPLLSTTRKIDSHLSLRTFFLNLSYSHYESMYGLKPLGLYECQEDVKADIITAMQQT; from the coding sequence ATGTCACTACCATTGAAGCCTTTGTCGATTGATTCTAATTTTAAGAAGTTTGATTCCAAGCAAACTAAATTTCATCAAAGTGTCCAAAAAGCATTACAACACTTTGAAGCTGTAACGGAATGGGCTGATTATATTGCGAGTCTAGGTAAATTATTAAAGGCTTTACAAAGTTGGTCACCACAATTTTCGAATGTAAAGTATAGTGTTCCATTTCCATACCAGGTTAGCAGAAGATTAGCATCTTCATTATCCCCTAATTTACCATCAGGAGTTCATCTAAAAACACTTGATGTTTATACATTTATTTTCGAAAAGATAGAAATGGAGACATTGAGCAAGGAATGTAATATATGGGTATCTGGTATTCTTCCACTAATGTCCTATGCATCTATATCTGTAAAGGCACCTCTTGTTGAACTATACGATAGGTATCTTATTCAGTTGCCACCTTCTGTTCTAAAACTTTTAGTCAAACCACTAATAGGCAGTTTATTCCCTGGTATTGAGGATGAGAGCAGTGAATTCCAAACTATGACGATAGGGTTACTTGACACCTTAAGGAGTAACCTAGGGGACGAATCACTTTTTTGGCAAAGCTGCTTTATGGTGATGATTTCTCATAAAAATAGAAGATTGGGAGGACTTGTGTTTTTAACAAAAAAGCTTCCCTCACTGAATGCAGTTCCTCACCTAGCAGTAAAGTCCAAATCAATTGCGAATTCCGAAGATGAACAGTCTTTGTTGGACAAGAAACAGGCAAGAGAAGCTGCTCTGTCTCTGTTACTACCTGAATCAACAAGTATAGTTTCGCCTGAAGCTGGGTTGCTTCTAAGGTGTTTGGTAAATTGTATGAATGAAGATAATGAGATTTTAATACAAAGGGGAATTTTAGATCTGTTATTACAAAGAATTCATCTACATTCGCCAGTTTTACAAACGATCGTTTCCGAACCAGATCTACAGCTGCTTGTCATGAGCTGTTGTAAAACGATGTTGAAAAAGGATATGTCACTAAATAGACGTATTTGGAATTGGCTGCTTGGACCTACCTCAAAAACTCAACAACCTGATAACGCTACCGTTAACGATtattttccaaaatatGGCCTGAGGAGTTTGAGGAGTGGCCTTTTAAATATGATTAAAATAGAGAGTGAGGTTCCAAACGCTTTTCGTATTTGTCTAGCATTGATGGATCGGTGGGAAATTGGATCTCGTATTGTCCCTGACTTATTTACGAAGCTCATGAAGGCGGCAGCAAAATATAAAACTAATCAACAAATTATTAGAGGAGCTTCGTTGTTTTTTGACTCGATAGAAACCAACGTTATTTGGCGCAATTGCTTCCAAGCTCTTGTAAATGATAAGGACTATGATTTACTCACTTTTGTTTTCTCCACTTTTAATATTTCCAATGAGGAAGAAATTATTGTTAGGCATTGTCCATTGATATTTCTGGCACTGTTGATCATGTATACGGAAGAAAATTCCAAAGATTTTGGAAAAATCCATCACCTATGCAGTATCTTAGTTGATATCATCCCCGATAGGGCTTATCTTCCAATTACCCAGTCAGAACTAAATGATGGACTAAAGTTTGATAAACTACAATTGCTGAAACAGATTTCTGACTTTTATAACAAAGATCCGAGTCCACAAACTCCTGCTCAGCAAGAAGCTAATTACCCATTTAGCGGAGCCGAGCTAGCCTTTTTTACTACGGAGGAAGTTAGCACCCTGTTAATGAAAAGCGTAAATTCCTCAGAGATGATTAATGACGTATCCAGACTATTTGTGTCTGTTATTGACAAAATTCCAGGCCAAATAAACACAACCGATAGCCATTGTACCAATTTTAAAGCGTATTGGTTTGATGATGCATTAGTGAAGGCAATATTTGACTTAAATGAAAAAAGTACTCCTAAAGGGTTTAACAAATGCGTTTTTGGAATTGTTGAAGTTTACGCTAATTATCTTTCTAACAGATTAGATCTTATAACGTCTATTAAGCTGTTAAAGATTATAATAACGTCCTTATGGCCATATTTGCTTGATCCAAACAAACAAATGGAAGCCATTAGATGTCTGGATACCTTAAATAGAAGCATTCCCACAAAGTATATCGAAGGTGCATTAACTAGTGCTTTTATTCATGAACCTAAGATATCTTTGCGTTTGGTTGTTTTGGAAGCACTGTGGAATTACCTTGAGAATGATATTGAAATGATACGACAGCCACTTCAGCTAATTTTTGATGAGCTGTCGGATGAGCATATGTTGTCATACATCACTGCATCCAGCTGGGTAGTTGCTATTGTAAAAGCGAATGCTGCAAATAGATTGTTTCGGGTTTTAACTGATAATTTATTACTATTTGAGTTTTTTATGGGCGAAAAAGTGACAGAACTAGATGACTTAGACTTATTCACGTATCATATTCAAACTATAACCAATGTTTTAAGAACAGATGAGGCAGTTGTTATTAAAGCATTTAGCACCGAATTTACATTAATGCAATCTCTGGACaatgataatgaagatgtCTCAACTTACAAAAGCCTAGTCGTTGCAATTCTATTAAAGTTTTTGAATCTGGAAAACAATTTGCATGGTAAAAGTATCCGAAGTGCTTTAATCTTACTAGATACGTTAATAGACGGCACTGAAAATAATTTCAAGGAAATCGTGACGAGGCTATTGAAAttatcttcaaaatatattaaagtAGAGGGTCCGGAATCGGTGTTGATTATTGTTTCATTATTGAATATTATTTCCAAGGTTTTATCGCTTTCCCACCTAAATGGCATCAAGTTGGATATTTTTGACGATAATAATGCCCATATTAATTATATTGATTTTTTGGTTTCTAGTGTAAAGCATCTCGAATCTCCGCTAGTTATTTCCTCTTATGTTAAACTTTTATCAGAAAGCATCGTGTACTTCCAAAATTCAACTTTTAACATTATTCTACCATTATCGACTTCAATAACTGAGTGTATTGATAGACTTTTCTGTCAACATAAAGAAAAAGGTACCAATTATAAATCATTTGCATTATTAATTGATGGCTTGGAAGAGCTAATGGAAGTTTCCCATGGTTACTTACTTGCAGACGAAAATAGTGGCTATTTGTCTGGATCAAGTGTTAAAAACGATTTTCTTCAGAATATGGTTTCTAATGTATTTTCAAATGATCCTAATAGTTCCAACTCGAAATTACAAGGCGAGAGGGAGGTCATTATTCAGTCTTTTAAAAAGGCAATTGATTGTAGTTTCGACATTTGGGTGTGGGCGCAAAAGAATTCTCATTtaaaagaagaagatgcGATATCAGGAGTTGATCGCGAATTTTCCGAGTCTTTATCACATCTTTCTTATAGGTATAGATTTAAGACCAAAATTCTAATTGAAAAGCTTTTTAACTTGGAACCGCTAGTTGTTTTAGAGTTCCTAATATCCAGAAGAAAGGATTCTTTAACGGTTACATTAACACATGTACTAGATGGAAACAGACCTGTCCTCACTTTACCACATTTGATGCAAAATATTGTTAATAAGTGTAACAAAAGCGCTGTTGCACTTTTTTCTACCTCCTCTGCTTCAAGAAGGATTTCTGAAACATCAACGACGTTTTCAAATCTCACATCAGTGGACATTATGgatttcattatagaatACGTTAACAGCTTAGAAAATGCTGCCATCGAAGATTTTTATAATGAGTTTTTGATATTTATACGTGAAATTTCGCAAAACTATACACATTATGAATCAATTAGCTTCCAAGTGTTGGAGTTAATAGCAATTATCAGTGAAAAGCTATCTCACTCACAGTTCGGTCAACAGAAACGAACCAGAAAGGATGTTGCAGATGGATTTATTAGGTACTTAAACAGCGTACAGTCTGAAGATCTTATATTGAAAGCACCAGCTTCTGAAGAAGCCATTCGATGCCTAATATTCATATCCGAAAGACTTCATTTTATTGTGACCGAACCAATTTACGGAGATAGATACAATAATTGTCTGTCTATGATAGTTTCATCCTCAGTTGCTCCTATTCTAAAGTCTATGAAGTTGGAACCGAAACAATGGCAGTTGTTTATGGATTTGGCGCTATGCGTAGCAAAAGGAGGCGCAAAGGTTCGTAATTGGAAACTATTAATACATGATATCTTTAATGATCCAGCTAAATTAAGCCAACTCGTTCGTATTAGTCCAAAATGGGATCAAGTTATGTATCATTGGAGCAAGTACCAAGAAAACCAAGATAAGTTATTAAATGACCTCATTTTGGCCATAAGCCAAAAGGGCAATACTTTAACGCCAACTATCAATCCTTTCCAGGGGTGGTCGGACACAGAGGTTTCATTGAAATGTAAGCATATGATACAAATTGCATATTTACTCGCGATTACCCCGAAGAACACTTACCTTTTGTTTTTTAGACCGCTGATGGACCAGATCCAAGAATATTTATTTCTAACTGACGCTCCGTTAAAAGCTAGCGCTTTCATTATGCTGCGAGTCATATTCCTTCACTTTGATATGACACATTTAGCGGACTACTGGTCCGTGATCAGTTATGGGTTGCAAACTGGGTTGCAAGCCTACTACGAAAGTTTACAGATTCAAGAAGTCATTGATTCTAACCTGGTTTTACAACTCTGTAAGACTTTAGATTTATTACTTGTTTTGTGTCCTGAAGACTTCAGCGCAACCAACGAATGGCTGTTTATTATTGACACTATCAACTGCATATATAAGACAGATCCTTTCATGGCAATAATCGACGAGGTTAGTGAAAGTAAATGCTACGCTATAGGACATGCTATGGACATTCAATTGGCCCCTGAAGGTGATTTTCGGGTTCCGTTGTTGTCTACTACCAGAAAAATCGATAGTCATTTGTCATTAAGGACATTCTTCCTCAACCTAAGTTACTCACATTACGAAAGTATGTACGGTCTAAAACCTCTTGGACTGTATGAGTGTCAGGAGGATGTTAAGGCTGACATCATAACCGCAATGCAGCAAACTTAA